Proteins encoded within one genomic window of Anopheles gambiae chromosome 3, idAnoGambNW_F1_1, whole genome shotgun sequence:
- the LOC1272464 gene encoding hexamerin-1.1-like, giving the protein MRLTVVAIALGLVALASGAYYPASQPVTGVKYADKDFLFKQKFFFEVLRNIHLPLQFEEYFPYTKSYITDESKYVNFQEVVEFFNYYKAGFLGKGELFSIYNQEYMKQTYLLFTFFYNSVDFDTFYKNVVWARENVNEGMFVHAITMAVFHHPQLKGFVLPAVYEIYPYYFFNTDLIHSVTFRKLYDQKFGFVSNGKYNVVYSNYTALYPVEYYGEEKLSYFTEDIGLNAYYYYFMMDYPYFVGTDKFNLYKDRRGELYMYMYQQLIARYYLERQVNFMGPIEEFDYDFPIKTGYWSKLSYYNGIPFFVRNDYYSVSKDFYYQVNLLKDYEMRIRQVIDKGYYYAQDGSKIDLRQPESVEYVGNMIFANPDSVDKDYFGFLEVVARNVYSGGAKFAKFFPSALMHFETSMRDPFFYQLYNRFLTFYYQFKSYLKPYTYEELYFKGVEIKSVVFDKLLTYFEYYDSDVSNVIPLKASGEKFFDFSVFARQKRINHKPFSYTMDVYSEFAGKGVVRVYMGPKFYDFKQLQYLKKYFVEVDQYLYDFVTGKNTIVRNSRDFYYSVRDRTTYTELYKKIMTAYNGGEKFVLDNSEAHCGFPDRLLLPKGLPSGYEMTFYFIVTPYYAPKVQQFSTYDYTYSCGVGSGSKYIDDLPFGYPFDRDIDFSYFYTKNMYFKDVTIYHSDEVKQYVPY; this is encoded by the exons ATGAGACTGACTGTTGTAGCCATCGCCCTGGGCCTGGTCGCCTTGGCCAGTGGTGCTTACTATCCCGCTTCCCAACCGGTGACCGGTGTGAAATACG CCGACAAGGACTTCCTGTTCAAGCAGAAGTTCTTCTTCGAAGTTCTGAGGAACATCCATCTTCCGCTGCAGTTCGAGGAGTACTTCCCGTACACCAAGTCCTACATCACCGATGAGAGCAAATATGTG AACTTCCAAGAAGTGGTTGAGTTCTTCAACTACTACAAGGCTGGATTCCTTGGCAAGGGAGAGCTGTTCAGCATCTACAACCAGGAGTACATGAAGCAGACCTACCTGCTGTTCACCTTCTTCTACAACTCCGTGGACTTTGACACCTTCTACAAGAACGTCGTCTGGGCTCGCGAGAATGTGAACGAAGGCATGTTCGTTCACGCCATCACCATGGCCGTCTTCCACCATCCGCAGCTGAAGGGCTTCGTCCTGCCGGCCGTCTACGAGATCTACCCGTACTACTTCTTCAACACCGACCTCATCCACAGCGTCACGTTCCGCAAGCTGTACGATCAGAAGTTTGGCTTCGTCAGCAACGGCAAGTACAACGTTGTCTACTCCAACTACACCGCGCTGTACCCCGTTGAGTACTATGGCGAGGAAAAGCTGTCCTACTTCACTGAGGATATCGGCCTGAATgcgtactactactacttcatGATGGACTACCCGTACTTCGTCGGCACCGACAAGTTCAACCTGTACAAGGACCGTCGCGGAGAGCTGTACATGTACATGTACCAGCAGCTGATTGCCCGCTACTACCTGGAGCGTCAGGTTAACTTCATGGGACCGATCGAGGAGTTCGACTACGATTTCCCCATCAAGACTGGCTACTGGTCGAAGCTGAGCTACTACAACGGCATTCCGTTCTTCGTGCGCAACGACTACTACTCGGTGTCGAAGGACTTCTACTACCAGGTCAACCTGCTGAAGGACTACGAGATGCGCATCCGTCAGGTGATCGACAAAGGCTACTACTACGCACAGGATGGATCTAAGATCGATCTCCGCCAGCCGGAGTCGGTTGAGTACGTCGGAAACATGATCTTCGCCAACCCCGACAGCGTGGACAAGGACTACTTCGGATTCCTGGAAGTCGTCGCTCGCAACGTGTACAGCGGCGGTGCTAAGTTCGCCAAATTCTTCCCAAGCGCCCTGATGCACTTCGAGACCTCGATGCGCGATCCCTTCTTCTATCAGCTGTACAACCGCTTCCTGACCTTCTACTACCAGTTCAAGAGCTACCTGAAGCCGTACACCTACGAGGAGCTGTACTTCAAGGGTGTTGAGATCAAGAGCGTCGTGTTCGACAAGCTGTTGACCTACTTCGAGTACTACGATTCCGATGTTAGCAACGTCATCCCGTTGAAGGCGTCGGGTGAGAAGTTCTTCGACTTCTCCGTCTTTGCCCGTCAGAAGCGCATCAACCACAAGCCATTCTCCTACACCATGGATGTGTACTCCGAGTTCGCCGGCAAGGGTGTGGTCCGTGTGTACATGGGCCCCAAGTTCTACGACTTCAAGCAGCTGCAGTACCTGAAGAAATACTTCGTCGAGGTTGACCAGTATCTGTACGACTTTGTCACGGGCAAGAACACGATCGTGCGTAACTCGCGCGACTTCTACTACAGTGTCCGCGATCGCACCACCTACACCGAGCTGTACAAGAAGATCATGACCGCCTACAACGGTGGCGAGAAGTTCGTGCTGGACAACTCCGAGGCCCACTGTGGCTTCCCCGATCGTCTGCTGTTGCCGAAGGGTCTACCGAGCGGCTACGAGATGACGTTCTACTTCATCGTGACCCCGTACTACGCCCCGAAGGTGCAGCAGTTCTCGACTTACGACTACACGTACTCGTGCGGTGTTGGCTCTGGCTCGAAGTACATCGACGATCTGCCGTTCGGATATCCGTTCGACCGTGACATCGACTTCAGCTACTTCTACACCAAGAACATGTACTTCAAGGATGTTACCATCTATCATTCGGATGAAGTCAAGCAGTACGTCCCCTACTAA